Proteins encoded within one genomic window of Phototrophicus methaneseepsis:
- a CDS encoding enoyl-ACP reductase FabI has translation MGLLDGKVALVFGLANNRSIAWGIVQALHEAGATIALSYANEALERRVRPLGEEVGAEIIMECDLSGDYSGLDAVFEAVKEKYGKIDILVHAVAFAPREDLGGRFIDVSREGFHTAMDISAYSLIAMAKRAEPLMPEGGSIMAMTYFAAEKVMPDYNAMAIAKASLETITRYLAVDMGPSKIRVNAISAGPIKTLAGAGIPGFRNLLRYFDKVAPLREKVNIEEVGQTALFLASDMSTKVTGEILHIDSGYNVLGLTVPREELHGESDSDD, from the coding sequence ATGGGATTACTGGATGGTAAAGTCGCACTGGTTTTTGGCCTGGCAAACAACCGATCCATTGCATGGGGGATTGTTCAGGCATTGCATGAGGCCGGGGCGACGATTGCCCTGAGTTATGCGAACGAAGCATTAGAGCGGCGCGTTCGCCCTCTGGGTGAAGAAGTCGGCGCTGAAATCATCATGGAATGCGACCTGAGCGGAGATTATTCAGGTCTGGATGCGGTCTTCGAAGCTGTGAAAGAAAAATACGGCAAAATCGATATTCTCGTTCATGCTGTGGCCTTCGCCCCGCGTGAGGACCTGGGCGGGCGCTTCATTGATGTTTCCCGCGAGGGGTTCCATACGGCGATGGACATCAGCGCATACAGCCTGATTGCAATGGCAAAGCGGGCCGAACCGTTGATGCCAGAGGGTGGCAGCATTATGGCGATGACCTACTTCGCCGCTGAAAAAGTCATGCCGGATTATAACGCCATGGCGATTGCCAAAGCTTCTCTTGAGACGATCACGCGCTATCTGGCTGTGGATATGGGACCGAGTAAAATTCGCGTTAACGCGATCAGCGCCGGGCCGATTAAGACGTTGGCAGGCGCAGGTATCCCCGGCTTCCGTAATTTGCTGCGCTACTTCGATAAAGTCGCCCCATTGCGGGAAAAGGTCAATATTGAAGAAGTGGGGCAGACAGCACTCTTCCTCGCCTCGGATATGTCGACCAAAGTCACGGGCGAAATCTTGCACATCGACAGCGGTTACAACGTGCTTGGCCTGACGGTCCCGCGTGAAGAACTGCACGGCGAGAGCGATAGTGACGATTAG
- a CDS encoding D-2-hydroxyacid dehydrogenase, whose amino-acid sequence MSNPETDKIKVIVANDFSDDIMAQLKAVSPRLDITRYKEDVPSSAWAEAEVLYTGRTFPLPEQAPRLRWIQLPSAGMDSALHHPIVQAEDVVITSTSGMHAKQLANYTWLMILAFNFDLPKWMINKGQSLWPENPLEGGSPVDVDKQTVGIVGYGSIGREIARLAQAFGMRVLASKRDIKNPAQSESEYMPAGIGDPEGDIPERIYPGEAVATMAAESDYLAVTLPLTEGTRHMINERVFDSMKPNAVIINVGRGGVIDEKAMITALSSGKIRGAGLDVFEEEPLPSTSPLWNLDNVIISPHVGGATSTYQEQAAAIFAENLRRYVDNRPLLNALQRDTGY is encoded by the coding sequence ATGAGTAACCCGGAAACTGACAAAATCAAGGTCATCGTTGCCAACGATTTCAGCGACGATATTATGGCACAGCTCAAAGCTGTCTCGCCAAGGCTGGATATTACCCGTTATAAAGAGGATGTCCCCAGCAGCGCCTGGGCAGAAGCTGAAGTGCTCTATACAGGGCGGACGTTCCCGCTGCCGGAACAAGCGCCCCGGCTGCGCTGGATTCAACTCCCTTCCGCCGGCATGGATAGCGCCCTACATCACCCCATTGTACAGGCGGAGGACGTGGTCATTACATCAACAAGTGGTATGCACGCCAAACAGCTCGCCAACTATACCTGGCTGATGATCCTGGCCTTCAACTTCGATCTACCAAAGTGGATGATCAACAAAGGACAATCCCTCTGGCCGGAAAACCCGCTGGAAGGCGGCAGCCCGGTCGATGTTGATAAGCAAACAGTCGGCATCGTTGGCTATGGCAGCATTGGCCGAGAAATTGCACGTCTGGCACAGGCCTTTGGTATGCGCGTCCTCGCTAGCAAGCGCGATATTAAAAACCCTGCCCAGAGTGAAAGCGAGTACATGCCCGCCGGTATTGGTGACCCTGAAGGCGATATCCCTGAGCGCATCTACCCTGGGGAAGCTGTGGCGACGATGGCCGCAGAAAGCGACTACCTGGCCGTGACCCTGCCCCTGACCGAAGGCACGCGCCATATGATTAACGAGCGCGTCTTTGATTCCATGAAGCCAAATGCGGTCATTATCAATGTGGGGCGTGGAGGCGTCATCGACGAAAAAGCCATGATTACGGCCCTCTCCTCTGGCAAGATACGTGGTGCGGGCCTGGATGTCTTCGAAGAAGAACCGCTACCCAGCACCAGCCCGCTGTGGAACCTGGATAACGTCATTATCAGCCCACATGTCGGTGGTGCCACGTCAACGTATCAGGAACAGGCCGCTGCTATCTTCGCGGAAAATTTGCGGCGTTATGTGGATAATCGCCCGCTGCTGAATGCCCTACAACGGGATACTGGCTATTAA
- a CDS encoding SDR family NAD(P)-dependent oxidoreductase codes for MQRVVLVTGASSGIGRHIARELVKAGYRVYGTSRKPQADQVDGYTMVPLDVTSDDSVAACVAEVTQRAGQIDVLVNNAGVELLGALEETSIEEAKALFETNFFGVMRMTNAVLPAMRERRDGLIINIGSLAGYVSSPFHGVYAASKHALEGYSEALWMETEPFHVRVALIEPSFFKSALVQHKSHPARSIADYEATKQVVIKAWDDAVENGPDPAPIAKTVLKVIQGEAKGFRHRVGKNTFLARFKMIAPEWLVRKQVRHNFNLD; via the coding sequence ATGCAGAGGGTTGTACTGGTCACAGGGGCTTCCAGCGGGATTGGTCGCCATATCGCGCGGGAACTGGTTAAGGCAGGTTATCGCGTCTATGGCACCAGTCGTAAGCCACAAGCCGATCAAGTTGATGGCTATACCATGGTGCCGCTGGATGTGACTTCTGATGACTCTGTGGCAGCCTGTGTCGCAGAGGTGACCCAACGCGCTGGACAGATTGATGTACTCGTCAACAACGCAGGCGTTGAACTGCTCGGCGCATTGGAAGAAACCAGTATCGAAGAAGCCAAAGCGCTCTTTGAGACGAACTTCTTTGGCGTGATGCGCATGACCAACGCTGTGCTGCCCGCCATGCGTGAACGGCGCGACGGGCTCATTATCAACATTGGCTCGTTGGCGGGTTATGTTTCCTCACCCTTTCATGGCGTGTATGCCGCCAGCAAACACGCCCTGGAAGGTTATTCAGAAGCGCTCTGGATGGAAACCGAGCCTTTTCATGTGCGCGTCGCCCTGATCGAACCGAGCTTTTTTAAGAGCGCGCTGGTACAACACAAATCACACCCGGCCCGGTCGATTGCAGATTACGAAGCCACGAAGCAGGTTGTCATCAAAGCATGGGATGATGCCGTTGAAAATGGGCCTGACCCGGCACCGATTGCGAAAACAGTCCTTAAGGTCATCCAGGGAGAGGCGAAAGGCTTCCGGCATCGGGTGGGCAAAAACACATTCCTGGCCCGTTTTAAGATGATTGCCCCGGAGTGGCTTGTTCGTAAACAAGTGCGGCATAACTTCAACCTGGATTAG
- a CDS encoding ABC1 kinase family protein has translation MPSSQLQTSTSASQNPPHPTAKSNSASDVIEREAEQIQPDGSLRTTQTQTNGAAHTHGRAAADSNGAQAASSAASATSGATAQAVPNPQEMGNMSDMMAHMREMLEQEQGVEDFVNQRRPRSMRMLLRFWHILVFSLWLFGRLIFWNIYVSRYFPRWVYSGNTQRWRKYAREFSNFASELGGVLIKLGQFASTRADMLPDEVIAELANLQDEVPTIPYERISRTIYAELGDPASRFEMIDPNPLAAASLGQVHRARLKTGEDVVIKVQRPGIRDMVYTDLAALFIVAKVAMRFRFVSRRADAVALIDEFGRVLLEEVSYLNEAENAARFDKMFADDDGIKVPHIYREHSTDLILTIEDVTTLKLNDFAALEAAGIDRREVAERLMDTYMVQIFDQRFFHADPHPGNLFVKPLPVTPEEERGYIENGGGRPFQLIFIDFGMTATLTPQIVRGLVNTLKAVITRDARALVQSYVDLGFLLPTADLVRLEDAIKAVFDQVWGLSMTEINNVEFDVMTRIAREFNDILKDIPFQLPQDFIYLGRAVGILTGMATTLDPSFNPWQSIQTNMQRFILTDEDADFIGELRRTFLLPLEEALTGGPEAFFSALQRVYSQVAYRLQAPERIEKMLANIVSGDVAVQTKLSQQHRRLLERIDKNGRRSTRMMLVGSLLICGTLLYTNGDVDIAAVALAAAGVIYISTWFLG, from the coding sequence ATGCCAAGCTCGCAGCTTCAAACCTCAACATCCGCTTCTCAAAACCCGCCCCATCCAACGGCAAAAAGTAACTCGGCTAGCGATGTGATCGAACGAGAAGCAGAGCAAATCCAGCCTGATGGCAGCTTGAGGACAACACAGACGCAGACAAATGGCGCGGCCCATACGCATGGCCGCGCCGCTGCTGATTCGAACGGCGCACAAGCTGCTTCGTCGGCTGCTTCTGCTACGTCAGGGGCTACCGCGCAGGCAGTGCCGAATCCGCAGGAAATGGGCAATATGTCCGACATGATGGCCCATATGCGGGAAATGCTGGAACAAGAGCAGGGCGTTGAGGATTTTGTCAATCAGCGTCGACCGCGCTCTATGCGGATGCTGCTGCGCTTCTGGCATATTCTGGTATTCAGCTTGTGGCTCTTCGGGCGGTTGATCTTCTGGAATATCTACGTTTCGCGTTATTTCCCACGTTGGGTTTATAGCGGCAATACGCAGCGCTGGCGTAAATATGCCCGCGAATTCAGCAATTTTGCTTCTGAATTAGGGGGCGTGCTGATTAAGTTGGGCCAGTTTGCCAGTACCCGTGCAGATATGCTGCCGGATGAAGTCATCGCAGAACTGGCAAACCTCCAGGACGAAGTGCCCACGATCCCCTATGAGCGCATCTCGCGGACGATCTATGCTGAATTGGGCGATCCGGCTTCACGCTTTGAGATGATTGATCCTAATCCATTGGCAGCGGCTTCGTTGGGGCAGGTGCATCGCGCACGTCTCAAGACGGGCGAAGATGTCGTCATCAAGGTGCAGCGCCCTGGCATCCGCGATATGGTTTATACCGATCTGGCGGCACTGTTTATAGTCGCCAAAGTGGCGATGCGTTTTCGCTTTGTGAGCCGCCGGGCTGATGCTGTGGCCTTGATTGATGAATTTGGCCGTGTGCTGCTGGAAGAAGTTTCTTACCTGAATGAAGCGGAGAATGCCGCGCGCTTCGATAAAATGTTCGCTGATGACGACGGTATCAAGGTGCCGCATATCTACCGCGAGCATTCAACGGACCTTATCCTGACTATCGAAGACGTCACCACACTGAAGCTGAATGACTTCGCTGCGTTGGAAGCAGCCGGGATTGATCGGCGTGAAGTGGCGGAGCGCCTCATGGATACGTATATGGTCCAGATTTTTGACCAGCGCTTCTTCCATGCGGACCCGCACCCTGGGAATTTGTTTGTGAAGCCGCTGCCCGTTACACCGGAAGAAGAACGCGGATATATTGAAAATGGTGGCGGGCGGCCTTTCCAGCTAATCTTCATTGACTTTGGCATGACAGCGACACTGACGCCGCAGATTGTGCGTGGCCTCGTCAATACGCTAAAAGCGGTGATTACGCGTGATGCCCGCGCACTGGTGCAATCCTACGTGGACCTGGGCTTTTTGCTGCCTACGGCAGATCTCGTGCGCCTGGAAGATGCCATTAAGGCCGTCTTCGATCAGGTCTGGGGCTTGAGCATGACGGAAATCAACAATGTTGAGTTTGATGTCATGACGCGCATCGCCAGGGAATTTAACGACATCCTGAAAGATATTCCCTTCCAGTTGCCGCAGGATTTCATCTATCTGGGGCGGGCTGTGGGTATCTTGACGGGTATGGCGACGACGCTGGATCCAAGCTTCAACCCCTGGCAGTCAATCCAGACGAATATGCAGCGCTTTATCCTCACGGACGAAGATGCTGATTTTATTGGGGAACTGCGTCGTACCTTCTTGCTGCCGCTGGAAGAAGCGCTCACAGGTGGGCCAGAAGCCTTCTTCAGTGCGCTGCAACGCGTTTATTCCCAGGTCGCTTACCGCTTGCAAGCCCCAGAGCGTATCGAGAAAATGCTGGCAAATATCGTGAGTGGGGATGTCGCTGTACAGACCAAACTCAGCCAGCAGCATCGCCGCTTGCTGGAGCGCATCGACAAAAATGGCCGCCGCAGCACGCGTATGATGCTGGTCGGCAGTTTATTGATATGCGGCACGCTGCTGTATACCAATGGCGATGTGGACATAGCGGCGGTTGCCTTAGCTGCTGCCGGGGTCATTTATATTTCGACGTGGTTTTTGGGCTGA
- a CDS encoding ArsA family ATPase: MRVIVHTGKGGVGKTSISAATALRCAEMGLKTLVISTDTAHSLADSLEREVGPEPTELTTNLWAQEIDTRYSMDKYWGKIQTYLSAIFSRQGATDIVAEEVTIIPGLEEGASLLWINEYFKKGEYDVLIVDAAPTAETIRLLSLPDVTRWWLERIMRLTRGFKSVVDTVKGVRNAFRRNEKDELEKVVDDGDAWDQVVALFDMLEDVRELLTNPEVASMRLVVNPEKMVIKETQRTYTYLNLYGYATDAILVNRVIPDEVKDPYFANWKKRQRENLVFVKEAFGQLPMLQAPLFGEEMGGLEGLRKLADALYGDQNPAERMFDGVVHEIIKVEDENDPDAYILRVPVGFAEKRDVDLYRSSDEITLRVGPYRRNIILPPALHNLEIADAKLAASNLNIRFSKPAPSNGKK, from the coding sequence ATGCGCGTGATTGTTCATACCGGCAAAGGTGGCGTGGGTAAAACCAGCATCTCTGCTGCAACGGCCCTGCGCTGTGCCGAAATGGGATTAAAAACGCTCGTCATCAGTACGGATACCGCCCATAGTCTGGCGGATTCGCTGGAGCGTGAAGTCGGCCCAGAGCCAACTGAATTGACAACCAACCTGTGGGCACAAGAAATTGATACCCGCTATTCGATGGATAAATACTGGGGGAAAATCCAGACTTACCTGAGCGCCATCTTCAGCCGCCAGGGGGCAACGGATATTGTCGCAGAAGAAGTGACGATTATCCCCGGCCTTGAAGAAGGGGCCTCCCTGCTCTGGATTAACGAGTATTTTAAGAAGGGCGAATATGACGTCCTCATCGTTGATGCAGCCCCTACCGCTGAGACGATCCGCTTGCTGAGCCTGCCGGATGTAACGCGCTGGTGGCTGGAACGCATCATGCGGCTGACGCGCGGCTTTAAGAGCGTTGTCGATACCGTGAAGGGCGTGCGCAACGCCTTCCGTCGTAATGAAAAAGATGAACTCGAAAAAGTCGTTGATGATGGCGATGCCTGGGACCAGGTGGTTGCGTTGTTCGATATGCTGGAAGATGTGCGCGAACTGCTCACCAATCCAGAAGTCGCCAGTATGCGTCTTGTCGTGAATCCAGAGAAAATGGTCATTAAAGAGACACAGCGCACCTATACGTATTTGAACCTGTACGGGTATGCGACGGATGCCATCCTGGTGAACCGCGTTATCCCCGATGAGGTGAAGGACCCTTACTTCGCAAACTGGAAGAAGCGCCAGCGCGAAAACCTCGTCTTCGTCAAAGAGGCGTTTGGTCAGCTCCCGATGCTGCAAGCGCCGCTCTTCGGTGAAGAAATGGGCGGCCTGGAAGGGCTGCGTAAGCTGGCTGATGCGCTTTATGGCGATCAAAACCCGGCTGAGCGTATGTTTGATGGCGTCGTCCACGAGATCATTAAGGTCGAAGATGAAAATGATCCCGATGCTTACATTCTGCGTGTCCCGGTTGGCTTCGCGGAAAAACGCGATGTGGACCTGTATCGCTCCAGCGATGAAATTACGCTGCGCGTTGGCCCTTATCGCCGTAACATTATCTTACCGCCCGCCCTACATAATCTAGAGATTGCAGATGCCAAGCTCGCAGCTTCAAACCTCAACATCCGCTTCTCAAAACCCGCCCCATCCAACGGCAAAAAGTAA
- a CDS encoding universal stress protein, which produces MFQRVMIPLDGSDVAEQALDLLPSVAGNEAVVILVGVTELPGPVVSNYFASPAMVGPDMIYPVGVALPAEDYDTVIGEVRSEAKTYLDGVAKRLSGLYQVETLVLEGAPVEKLLDASHEVHADVIMMCSRKLTGLTRFFMGSVTHEIVDKSWLPVIVVPNKLEETDEED; this is translated from the coding sequence ATGTTTCAGAGAGTGATGATACCGCTTGATGGCTCTGATGTAGCTGAGCAAGCGCTCGACTTATTGCCATCTGTAGCGGGGAACGAAGCCGTTGTCATTCTTGTGGGCGTCACAGAGTTGCCGGGCCCGGTTGTGAGTAACTACTTTGCCAGCCCGGCAATGGTTGGCCCGGATATGATTTACCCGGTGGGCGTTGCCCTCCCCGCAGAAGATTATGATACGGTGATTGGCGAAGTGCGCTCAGAAGCGAAGACCTATCTTGATGGCGTTGCCAAGCGCCTGAGCGGCCTGTATCAGGTCGAAACGCTGGTGCTGGAAGGCGCCCCCGTCGAGAAGTTGCTCGACGCTTCGCACGAAGTCCACGCGGACGTCATTATGATGTGTTCGCGCAAGTTGACCGGGTTGACGCGCTTCTTTATGGGCAGCGTCACACACGAGATCGTCGACAAGTCATGGCTGCCGGTGATCGTGGTCCCCAATAAGTTAGAAGAGACTGACGAAGAGGACTAG
- a CDS encoding YtxH domain-containing protein — protein sequence MSRIYYSQEARQQAQAQKAFLALLFLALGISIGTVLALLFAEQDGETLRENISHTSESAMKDAQKNAKKLRDDVEDRIEELSKR from the coding sequence ATGTCACGTATATACTATAGCCAAGAAGCCCGTCAACAAGCCCAGGCCCAAAAAGCCTTTCTCGCGCTGTTATTCCTGGCATTGGGGATTAGCATCGGTACTGTTTTAGCCCTCCTTTTTGCTGAGCAGGATGGCGAGACGCTGCGTGAGAATATCTCTCATACCAGCGAATCTGCTATGAAGGACGCGCAGAAGAATGCTAAGAAGCTGCGCGACGACGTTGAAGATCGCATCGAAGAACTATCCAAACGGTAA
- a CDS encoding DUF4203 domain-containing protein, translated as MKRVISTILLITTIIALFAFQSVVLAQDAVTTPDADNTVEIDLDEVGEGVENLAEGAVAVTEDAANTVTTLATDLTNRLLYTPESVILRVIFVLAGALLLLLGWRVYDELIILIGILVGAMMALAAVGETTFVVQAAAMLIGGLIGGLLAYFLYAVAVFFIGAYIGMVLLVAVASLLEITPVSAIALLIAAIAGGILMLALSFQFAIFISAFVGAQLLVLGLGLLSEWFLLLVILGIIVQLGAARYTGFDYRRRPRRRWRIS; from the coding sequence ATGAAACGAGTCATCAGTACGATTCTGCTTATCACAACCATCATTGCTTTGTTCGCTTTTCAATCTGTTGTGCTGGCGCAGGATGCCGTCACAACCCCGGACGCTGATAACACGGTTGAGATTGATCTCGATGAAGTGGGCGAAGGCGTCGAAAACCTGGCAGAAGGGGCCGTTGCTGTGACAGAAGATGCGGCCAATACCGTTACAACCCTGGCAACAGATTTAACGAACCGCCTTTTGTACACGCCGGAAAGCGTCATTTTGCGCGTGATCTTCGTGTTAGCGGGTGCTTTGCTGTTGTTATTGGGCTGGCGTGTCTACGATGAACTCATCATTCTGATAGGCATTCTCGTAGGTGCCATGATGGCCCTTGCAGCAGTTGGCGAGACGACCTTTGTTGTCCAGGCGGCAGCGATGCTCATTGGTGGGCTGATTGGTGGGTTGCTGGCTTATTTCCTATACGCTGTGGCTGTGTTCTTCATCGGTGCTTATATCGGCATGGTTTTGTTAGTCGCCGTGGCTTCTTTGTTGGAGATTACGCCAGTCTCTGCTATTGCGCTGCTTATCGCGGCCATCGCAGGTGGCATTTTGATGCTGGCGCTCTCTTTCCAGTTCGCAATATTCATCTCAGCCTTTGTAGGCGCACAGTTATTGGTACTGGGGCTTGGTCTGCTATCAGAATGGTTCTTGCTGCTGGTGATTCTCGGCATCATCGTTCAGTTGGGGGCAGCCCGCTACACAGGCTTTGACTACCGTCGTCGTCCGCGTCGCCGCTGGCGCATCTCTTAG
- a CDS encoding VLRF1 family aeRF1-type release factor: MLNKDDIRQMQQTMTGDVLSVYLHVDSGYRENQATTPAWRIHLKNALRDIEQNLTEEQESHYRAVHDQLEQFLGGYEPSSKSLVLFITPEQVVSYELPVELENTAQYGDPLLVPLLWAVDEFERYLVVLVDKEKARFLDAYLGRASTSDEMQIDLNWDWRERPQMPPTVATSGSGDAVALRQGNNREQFEDMIAEHTERFHADVAERVGTLAEQTGASRIILGGDERSAHAVQEEMHETVQSKVINVLSIPLRTPDHEISEQIRQAAIEHERGYEYDLVQDVIGLAKADGRAALGLHDIRQALKMQQVELLVLPWPADEEESFSQVTLDALSMGADVELVHGAAASTLKQEANAAARLYYTMEASS, from the coding sequence ATGTTGAACAAAGACGATATTCGCCAGATGCAGCAAACAATGACGGGCGATGTTTTATCCGTTTATCTGCATGTCGATAGCGGTTATCGGGAGAACCAGGCAACAACCCCGGCATGGCGAATTCATCTCAAGAATGCACTGCGTGATATTGAGCAAAACCTGACAGAAGAACAGGAGAGCCATTATCGCGCCGTTCATGATCAGCTCGAACAATTCCTGGGTGGCTATGAGCCAAGCAGTAAATCGCTTGTGCTGTTCATTACGCCGGAACAGGTCGTGAGTTATGAACTCCCTGTTGAGCTGGAAAATACCGCTCAATACGGTGATCCGCTCTTGGTACCGTTGTTATGGGCTGTCGATGAATTTGAACGTTATCTCGTTGTATTGGTCGATAAGGAAAAAGCGCGCTTCTTAGATGCTTACCTTGGTCGGGCCAGCACAAGTGACGAAATGCAGATTGACCTGAACTGGGATTGGCGTGAACGCCCTCAGATGCCGCCAACAGTGGCGACTTCAGGCTCAGGTGATGCCGTTGCCCTCCGACAGGGTAACAATCGTGAGCAGTTTGAAGACATGATCGCAGAACATACAGAGCGCTTCCACGCCGATGTGGCAGAGCGCGTTGGGACCCTGGCAGAACAAACAGGCGCGTCTCGTATCATCTTGGGTGGTGACGAACGCAGTGCCCACGCTGTACAGGAAGAAATGCACGAAACAGTGCAATCAAAGGTGATTAACGTGCTGTCTATCCCGTTACGCACGCCAGATCATGAGATTTCTGAACAAATTCGTCAGGCTGCGATTGAACACGAACGCGGCTATGAATATGACCTTGTTCAGGATGTGATTGGTCTTGCTAAAGCAGATGGCCGCGCCGCACTTGGCTTGCATGATATTCGTCAGGCGTTGAAGATGCAGCAGGTAGAGTTACTTGTCTTGCCATGGCCTGCTGATGAAGAAGAATCTTTCAGCCAGGTAACCCTGGATGCGCTCAGTATGGGCGCTGACGTAGAACTGGTGCATGGTGCTGCTGCCAGTACGCTTAAGCAAGAAGCGAATGCGGCTGCACGACTGTATTACACCATGGAAGCCTCTTCCTAA
- a CDS encoding SDR family oxidoreductase, translating into MADDTVNKQKTILVTGATGYIGGRLIPHLLKSGYRVRVMSRNVRHLQGRSWQNKVDVVEADVLRPDTLATALEGVDIAYYLIHSISARANFAQRDAQAANNFGNAAKQASVDQIIYLGGLGQERDGLSDHLASRQEVGAILKQHVPNTTEFRAAMVIGAGSLSFEMMRYLTQRLPIMLCPSWLYTRTQPIAVRDVLSYLVAAAATPASKGEIIEIGGQDILTYRDMMARFARLRGLRRYMIPMPVLAPHFSGLWVHLTTPISYDIAQPLINSLSNEMVVTDNKAHRIFTGISPLSTEEALLRALDELDAQEVETTWTDSMAATWVTDEPYTFIEERGMFIEARNRTVKATPEKIFSTFSAIGGQQGWLYLDWLWRARGYMDRFVGGPGYRFGRRNPASLRVGDVLDFWRVEAIDPNRMLLLRAEMRLPGRGWLRFAIEPHKDGTSTLTQTAYYAPKGLFGFIYWYALFIAHKFIFDGMINQLVSLSESEEQEPASTQPSRRLYLAGVSASLTVALAIIAAAIINRRDNT; encoded by the coding sequence ATGGCAGACGACACAGTAAACAAGCAAAAGACAATCCTCGTAACCGGGGCAACCGGCTATATAGGTGGGCGGTTAATCCCCCATTTGCTGAAGTCAGGTTACCGAGTACGGGTGATGAGCCGTAATGTACGCCACCTACAGGGGCGTAGCTGGCAGAACAAAGTAGATGTTGTGGAAGCCGACGTCCTCCGGCCAGACACATTAGCAACCGCATTAGAAGGCGTCGACATCGCTTATTACCTGATCCACAGCATTTCAGCACGGGCCAATTTTGCTCAGCGCGACGCCCAGGCGGCGAATAACTTCGGCAATGCGGCGAAACAAGCCAGCGTTGACCAGATTATTTATCTGGGTGGCTTAGGTCAGGAGCGTGACGGCCTTTCAGATCATCTGGCATCCCGGCAGGAAGTGGGCGCCATCTTAAAGCAACACGTCCCCAACACAACCGAATTCCGCGCGGCGATGGTCATCGGTGCTGGCAGCCTTTCTTTTGAGATGATGCGCTATTTAACGCAGCGGTTACCCATCATGCTCTGCCCAAGCTGGCTATATACGCGTACACAACCTATCGCCGTGCGTGATGTCCTGTCATATCTTGTTGCAGCCGCAGCCACACCAGCCAGCAAAGGCGAAATCATCGAAATTGGCGGGCAGGACATTCTGACGTATCGGGATATGATGGCCCGCTTTGCCAGGCTGCGTGGCTTGCGCCGATATATGATCCCGATGCCTGTATTAGCGCCGCACTTCAGCGGCCTGTGGGTCCATCTGACGACGCCTATTTCTTATGATATTGCACAGCCCCTTATCAACAGCCTGAGCAATGAGATGGTCGTCACAGACAACAAAGCGCATCGCATCTTTACAGGCATCTCCCCACTTTCTACAGAAGAAGCGCTCCTGCGTGCTCTGGATGAACTCGACGCCCAGGAAGTAGAAACCACATGGACGGATTCCATGGCAGCCACATGGGTTACGGATGAACCTTATACCTTTATTGAAGAGCGCGGCATGTTCATAGAAGCGCGCAACAGAACAGTAAAAGCCACGCCAGAGAAGATATTCAGCACCTTCAGCGCGATTGGTGGGCAGCAAGGTTGGCTTTATCTGGATTGGCTATGGCGAGCGCGGGGGTATATGGATCGTTTCGTGGGCGGGCCAGGCTATCGTTTTGGCAGGCGAAACCCGGCCAGCTTACGCGTTGGGGATGTCCTGGACTTCTGGCGGGTGGAAGCTATTGACCCCAATCGCATGCTCTTATTAAGGGCGGAAATGCGGCTACCTGGGCGCGGTTGGCTGAGATTCGCCATTGAGCCACATAAAGATGGCACAAGTACGCTGACCCAAACAGCTTATTACGCGCCGAAGGGGTTGTTCGGGTTCATCTACTGGTATGCGCTGTTTATCGCGCATAAATTCATCTTCGATGGCATGATTAACCAGCTTGTATCCTTATCAGAATCAGAGGAACAAGAGCCTGCTTCAACGCAGCCATCGCGACGCCTCTATCTCGCGGGGGTGAGCGCCTCCCTGACTGTTGCACTGGCTATCATTGCAGCAGCAATCATCAACCGACGCGATAATACCTGA